The region GGACGTAGCTGCCGCGGACGTCGGGCTCGACGTAGATCTCGATCTCTTCGCCGCAATACGGGCAGGTCACCAGGTGGGTGTCGTCCATGCGTCAAGCATAGCAACACGCTGGTGACCCGCCCTGCGGATCCGCGCTAGCGGTTGTGCGGCACCGTCACGATGCTGGCGCGGCGGGCCGTGCCGGCGCTGTTCGTGCACGCGGTGACGATGGTGTAGGTGCGGCCGTCGCCGTCACCCGACCGCTCGGCCCGCAGCCGCGCCGTCAGGTCGCCGGTGATCTCCCAGTCGGGAGCCGTGTCGCCGTCGCCCATCCCGTTCGCCGGTTCGCTGCTCGTGATCGACTCGATCTTGCAACTGACCGGCTGCGAGCACCAGTTCGACGCGGACTGGGTGACCTGCACGCCCCGCATCTTGTGATTGGGCGGCCACAGCAGGTCGGGCGACACGGACTGGTCGGTGATGGTCGGCGGCGGGCACGCCGCGGGTGACACCGTCACGGTAGTCGATCCGGCCACGGTTCCACGGCAGCCGCCAGCAGGCTGCGGCTCGCCCGGCCAGCAGGTGCGGCCGTAGGTGGCCGTGATGATCGTGGTCCCTGGCGAGACTCCCGTGACGCGGCCGCGCTGGTTGACGATCGCCACGGAGGGATCGCTCGAGGTCCAGATCAGCCCCGCGAGTTCCGCGACGCCGCTGGGGCTGAAGTTGTAGGTGCCGTCGTACTGCGTGCCGGTCCACGTCACGTCGATCGTGCCGGTGATGCCGCTGATGTTGGGGTCAACGCATGAGAGGTCCACGTGCACGTTCGTGGGCGTCCAGGTGCCGCTCACGGCGATGACCGGGGAGACGACCGACCACGTTTCCGTGAACGTGCCGTCGTCCTTGACCGCGATGACCTGTCCGAAGAATGTCGGGTTCGCTGGCGGGGTGGCGCACACGCCCGCCTGATTCCTCCTCGGGGGTTACGAAGGCGCCTATCGCTGAAAAGACGGATCGAAACTGCAGATTCGCGCCACCACGGGTCGCCCCGCGGTTGGCCCGGATTTGGCATGCTCTGGCGGCATGAAGTGGCAAACAGGTCGTCGCAGTACCAATATTGAGGATCGCCGTGGCCTTAGCGGCGGCACCGTCGGCGCTGGTGGCATAGGCATGGTCCTGATCGTGCTGGCGGTGTCGTGCCTGACCGGCACCAATCCGCTGACGTTGCTGCAGGTCGTCGAGCAGGCGAATCCCGGCCAGCAGGCGCAGTCGGTCCCAACCGGGGCGCCCACCGGCGACCCGGCCGCCGAGCGCGTGGCGTTCGTCCTGGCCGACACCGAAGAGACCTGGGGACGCGTGTTCCAGGCGGCCGGACAGCGCTATCAGGAGCCGGTCTTGGTCTTGTTTGAAGATTCGGTGCGGTCGGCGTGCGGATCGGCGTCCTCGGCGAGCGGGCCGTTTTATTGTCCGGCCGACCAGAAGGTATATCTCGACCTGTCGTTCTTCCGCGACCTGGATAAGCGCTTCGGCGCGCCCGGCGACTTCGCGGAAGCGTACGTGGTCGCGCACGAGGTCGGGCATCACATCCAGAACCTGCTCGGCATCAACCGGCAGGTCGCGCAGGCACAACAGCAGGCCAGCCAGGCCAACGCTAACGCGCTATCGGTGCAGCTGGAACTGCAGGCCGATTGCTTCGCCGGCGTCTGGGGGCATCACGCGAGGCGCAAGGAACTGCTGGATCCGGGTGATGTGGAAGAAGGCCTGGCGGCGGCCGCCGCCATTGGCGACGATCGCCTGAGCGGCGGACGGGCCTCGCCCGAGAGCTTCACCCACGGCACCTCCGAGCAGCGCGCCCGCTGGTTGCGCCAGGGGCTGTCGAGCGGCGACATGAACGCCTGCGACACGTTTCGCGGCAACTCATCGTAGCGGTCGGTCCCAGAAGCGCTAGCGAATCGTTGGCCTTTGGAGAAACCACACCGTCATGGCGCACCTTGCCACCACGATGTTCATGTCGTTGAACCTCCTAATCTCGAGCGTCAAGATGTCGCTGGCAATCTGGCCCGCCAAGGAGCCTTGCGGTCCCGCAATACGCGCGGTCGCCTGGAAGGGCCCGCTGCTCCCGGCGCTTCCCGAGGGCGGCTCCTGCAAGAAGGCACTGCTCCCGCTGTTGCTGCGCCAAAGGAACTGTGGCGAGGGATTGCGAATACTGAACTCCACGGGGAACGTGGGGATGGGACCCGCCCCGGTCCCATCTGGCAGCCTTTCTACGGGACACGTCGCCGAGGTGCCGTTGCCTAACGTGACCCGATCGAAGGTGGGGGTCGACGGATTGGCGTTGCCGTCCGCGTCAACATTGGGGCAGGCATACGTCGCGCTGCAACCAGTCTGTCCTACCGGGGTAGCGCCCGTTCCTGCCGGCAGAGGGGCAGGGGTCGCGGCGGTGGGGCTGGTCGGAGAGGCTCCAGCGCCAGAGTCGCCGGAGCCGCCACAGGCGCCCACACACAGCAGCGCCGCCAGCACGGTTCCTGCTCGTCCCACTCTCATGCCCGATCCTCCGTGAACGACGTTGCCGGTGAGTTCATTGGCGGCTCAGGGTGAAACTGTTTGGCAGCGGGCACGGGGTGGTGCCCGGCGCAGGCATGGTGAACGCGCCCGTCATGCTCGTCGCCGTCATCGTCGCCGTGCCGCTGGCGGGCCCAAGCGTGAGCGTCACGGCGCTACCGTTTGCCGTCCCCGTGATCTCGAAGGTTTGGGTCTTGCCGACGTCCGGCGAGTAGTACGACGATGTGATCGTCCACGTCATGCTACCGGAGAGGTTCGCACCCGACTGCGTCAGCGTCATGCGCACGCTGTTGTCGGATCGGCCGCAACTGAATCTCGGGTCGTAGTTCGTCCAGGTCCCCGTCCATGTGCCGGTGGCGCTGAGGGTCGGCGCCGGAGCTGGCGTCGGGGTGGCGATCGGGGGAGGAGTGGTAGCGGCCACCGTGGCGCCACACGCCGTTCCGCTGAAGCTCCCTGCTGCGGTGACGGCACCGGTGATCGCGCAACCGCCAGCGGACGTTGTTAGCGAACCAGTCAGCGTGATCGGTGCGGCCTGGCCCGACCCAGTGTAGGTGCCGGCCATGGCGAGCTCGCCACTTAGTGCGGGCGCGTCGGCGGTCGTCACGCATGAAGTTAGTACCGCCTTGAGAGCGGTCAGGTCGACGCCGGCGCTGGTCGGTGTGTAGTCACGGACGTAGATCAAGTCCATCTTGCCGCTGCCCGGGCAATTGACGCTGCTGAAGGTGGATCCGCTTGCGGCCATCCGAATGACTCTCCCGGTGCCGACGGACGCAATACCGAATTGGCTTGCCCCGCTGGCGAGCGCGGTGGCAGTCAAGCCCCCGATGCCGGTCGCAATCGAAGTTGCCTGGGTAGTTGTGGGCGCCGGCGGGGGCGCCGGCGTGGCGGTTGGTGTTGGCGCGGTCGCGGTTGGCGCCGTTGGTGTGCTCGTTGCGACCGACGGTCCGCCGCCGCAGGCCGGGGCGACCGCCAATGTGAGGAGGATCAAGAAGGGAAAACGCATCGGGCAACTCCTTTCGTCGCGACGCCTGCTCGCTCACGTGGCGTCAACCGGACGTCAATGGGGGATTGGCGCATTCGGATGCGGCACAGGATGCGTCCGCATGGACCGGAGCCTCAATCGCCATATCTGTGCATTAGCGTCTATTTGGTGCAGAATGGGCGCCTCATGACGACCAACGGCCCGGCCGGCGACCACCGGCTGGATTCGTGGAAGGCAATCGCCGATTACCTGGGCCGCGACATCGGCACCGTGCGGCGATGGGAACGGTTGCAGGGGCTTCCGGTGCGGCGGGTGCCCGGCGGCCGCGGCAGCTCGGTCTTTGCATACACCACCGAAATCGACGCCTGGCTGAAGGGACCTCAGTCGGAAGCGCCAGTCGCCTCACAACCCGCCCCACAACCCATCCCAGTGCGATGGTCCGGATGGGTGATCGCCCCCCTCGTCTTGATCGCGATGCTGGCCCTGGCTTTTCGCGGCACCTCGGCGCCTCGCGCGGATGTGGCGGGGTTACGGGCCGAGGTCTCCAAGCAGTCGTTGACGGCGTTTGACGCCGCCGGTGGCGAACTCTGGAGGCATGCGTGGGATGAGCGCTACGAAGTGGTGTTCTCTGAGTTTAGCCCGGGCGTGCAGGTGTCTGGCGATGCCGAGCCGGTGGTCTATTCGTCGACCAGTTACCGGGAACGCATTGGCGACCGGCGAATCGAAAGCGGCGAACTGGTCGCCTTCGGCAGCGACGGCCGTCGCCAGTGGTCGTTCGCGTTCGACGACACGGTCACCTTTGGCGGCAAGCCGTTCACTGCGCCATGGGCCATCACCACGTTTGCCCGCGAGGACCTGCCGAAGACAAGCCGGCTGGCGGTAGCCGCGCATCACTACGTCTGGGGCCCCAGTCTGGTCGCCGTCCTGGATTCCGCCGGCCGCCGGCTGGGCACGTTCGCTCATTCCGGTTGGGTCGAGGCGCTCAGGTGGATGAATGCAGAGACGCTGTTGGTAGCCGGCTTCTCGGAATCACAGAACGGCGGCATGGTCGCGTTGCTCGACACGGCGAAGCTCGACGCCCAGGGCCCCGAAGCCGCCGGTACCGAACACTACTGTGACAGCTGCGGCAAGCAGCTCCCGCGGCGCATGATGGTGATGCCGCGCAGCGAGCTGAACCGGGTGACGAACTCGCGCTTCAACCGTGCAGCCGTTTCGATTGTCGGCGACCGCATCGTGGTGCATACCCTCGAAGTGCCATCGACCACCCTGGCTTCGGATGCGATCTACGAGTTCACGACCAGCCTCGATCCGATCCGCGCCACCTACAGCCAGCAATACTGGGCTACCCACGACGCCCTGCACACGGAGGGCAAGCTCGATCACCCGCGCGAGCGGTGCCCGGACCGCAACGGCCCAAGGGCGATCCGCAGCTGGTCCCCCAGCGCCGGCTGGAGCACGGTCTCACCA is a window of Acidobacteriota bacterium DNA encoding:
- a CDS encoding Ig-like domain-containing protein; the encoded protein is MCATPPANPTFFGQVIAVKDDGTFTETWSVVSPVIAVSGTWTPTNVHVDLSCVDPNISGITGTIDVTWTGTQYDGTYNFSPSGVAELAGLIWTSSDPSVAIVNQRGRVTGVSPGTTIITATYGRTCWPGEPQPAGGCRGTVAGSTTVTVSPAACPPPTITDQSVSPDLLWPPNHKMRGVQVTQSASNWCSQPVSCKIESITSSEPANGMGDGDTAPDWEITGDLTARLRAERSGDGDGRTYTIVTACTNSAGTARRASIVTVPHNR
- a CDS encoding neutral zinc metallopeptidase, with product MKWQTGRRSTNIEDRRGLSGGTVGAGGIGMVLIVLAVSCLTGTNPLTLLQVVEQANPGQQAQSVPTGAPTGDPAAERVAFVLADTEETWGRVFQAAGQRYQEPVLVLFEDSVRSACGSASSASGPFYCPADQKVYLDLSFFRDLDKRFGAPGDFAEAYVVAHEVGHHIQNLLGINRQVAQAQQQASQANANALSVQLELQADCFAGVWGHHARRKELLDPGDVEEGLAAAAAIGDDRLSGGRASPESFTHGTSEQRARWLRQGLSSGDMNACDTFRGNSS